One stretch of Acholeplasma laidlawii PG-8A DNA includes these proteins:
- a CDS encoding phosphoglucosamine mutase — MKNNYFGTDGIRGIAFEKLNSKLAFKLGQAIAKKFSPSEIIIGQDTRLSSNMLAYGVAYGAALAGVNVKIAGVVSTPMIAYYSKVKDIIGVMITASHNPYTDNGIKVIKSGYKMLDEEELNLETYIDDNEVLSSTKLGSIEITHDVEDIYINVYQDLNIPKTSMKITYDSANGANYLISKKVIESFASHTYQIGNRPDGLNINLNVGSTHLESIINAVKSNGSDIGLSFDGDGDRLLVVDKDGTTFDGDYIVYIIAKYLKSKGKLKKDTVVLTQMSNPGMLKAFKTLGIKVLQTPVGDKYVSEEIMNHDLSIGGENSGHIIINDLLPSGDGLFAGVYILKILEEHKTSLKDYTKEVEMYPQKMVNIKNVDKEVLKHPEIIKLVEEVRRNLSEDSLLLVRPSGTEPLVRVTISCQDILELDKYMGLLVTKIQNLGRL, encoded by the coding sequence ATGAAAAATAATTATTTTGGTACCGATGGGATACGCGGTATCGCTTTTGAAAAATTAAATTCAAAACTAGCGTTTAAATTAGGTCAAGCCATAGCTAAAAAGTTTAGTCCTAGTGAAATCATCATTGGTCAAGATACTAGACTATCTTCAAACATGCTTGCATATGGTGTTGCATACGGTGCAGCACTAGCTGGAGTAAATGTAAAAATTGCAGGTGTTGTTTCAACACCTATGATTGCTTATTACTCTAAAGTGAAAGATATCATAGGAGTTATGATCACTGCATCTCATAACCCATATACTGATAATGGTATTAAAGTCATTAAATCAGGTTATAAAATGCTTGATGAAGAAGAACTTAATTTAGAAACCTACATTGATGATAATGAGGTTTTATCTTCAACGAAACTAGGTTCAATAGAAATAACACATGATGTAGAAGATATTTATATAAATGTCTATCAAGATTTAAATATTCCTAAAACATCTATGAAAATAACCTATGATTCTGCAAATGGAGCTAACTATCTTATTTCTAAAAAAGTAATAGAGTCTTTTGCATCACATACCTATCAAATAGGTAACAGGCCAGATGGGTTAAACATTAACTTAAATGTAGGATCAACTCACTTAGAATCTATCATTAATGCAGTTAAAAGTAACGGTTCAGACATTGGACTATCTTTTGATGGTGATGGGGATCGTCTTTTAGTTGTAGACAAGGATGGTACTACATTTGATGGAGACTACATTGTCTACATCATAGCTAAGTACTTAAAATCTAAAGGAAAACTTAAAAAAGATACAGTAGTCTTAACTCAAATGAGTAATCCTGGTATGCTTAAAGCATTTAAAACATTAGGTATCAAAGTACTTCAAACTCCAGTAGGAGATAAATATGTATCTGAAGAAATTATGAATCACGATTTAAGCATAGGTGGAGAAAATTCAGGACATATCATCATAAATGACTTACTGCCTTCAGGTGATGGTTTATTTGCAGGTGTTTATATACTAAAGATCTTAGAAGAACATAAAACATCACTAAAAGATTATACAAAGGAAGTAGAAATGTATCCTCAAAAAATGGTCAACATCAAAAATGTTGATAAAGAAGTACTCAAACATCCCGAAATAATTAAACTAGTAGAAGAAGTTAGAAGAAATCTATCAGAAGATTCTTTATTATTAGTACGTCCTAGTGGTACAGAACCTTTAGTTCGTGTTACAATAAGTTGTCAAGATATCTTAGAACTCGATAAGTACATGGGACTACTTGTAACTAAGATACAAAATCTGGGGAGATTGTAA
- the wecB gene encoding non-hydrolyzing UDP-N-acetylglucosamine 2-epimerase has product MRIKTKKIMVVFGTRPEAIKMCPLVNELKSRNNFITKVCVTGQHKQMLDQVLESFRIEPDYNLHIMKENQTLFDVTINILDKIKEVLDYEKPDLVLVHGDTSTTFVTALAAYYNQIAIGHVEAGLRTNNIYSPFPEEFNRQAVSIIARYNFAPTINALQNLMRENIDRSTIYVTGNTAIDALRTTIKQDYKHPIIDWAKGSKLILITAHRRENLGEPMRHMFNAINRIVSEFEDIKVVYPIHLNPIVRNLANEIFSNNARIRLIEPLDVVDFHNLMNASHLILTDSGGIQEEAPSLGKPVLVMRETTERPEGVEAGTLKLVGTEEKNIYDSFKLLLTDVNEYQKMAQSNNPYGDGFSSKRIVDIIEKNFWSE; this is encoded by the coding sequence ATGAGAATAAAGACTAAAAAAATTATGGTTGTTTTTGGTACAAGACCAGAAGCAATCAAAATGTGTCCTCTTGTTAATGAATTGAAAAGTAGGAATAACTTTATTACTAAAGTATGTGTGACAGGTCAACATAAACAAATGCTTGATCAGGTTCTTGAATCTTTTCGTATTGAACCAGACTACAATCTCCACATAATGAAGGAAAATCAAACTCTATTCGATGTGACCATTAATATACTAGATAAGATTAAAGAAGTACTAGATTATGAAAAACCTGATCTTGTTTTAGTTCATGGTGATACAAGCACTACATTTGTAACAGCATTAGCAGCATATTATAACCAAATAGCAATAGGGCATGTAGAAGCAGGACTTAGAACTAATAATATCTACTCGCCTTTTCCAGAAGAGTTTAATAGACAGGCTGTTTCGATAATTGCGAGGTATAACTTTGCACCAACAATAAATGCATTACAGAATTTAATGAGAGAAAATATAGATAGAAGTACAATTTATGTCACGGGAAATACGGCAATTGACGCATTAAGAACAACAATAAAACAGGATTATAAACATCCTATAATTGACTGGGCAAAAGGATCCAAACTTATATTAATTACTGCTCACAGAAGAGAAAACTTGGGTGAGCCAATGAGGCATATGTTTAACGCAATTAATAGAATAGTTAGTGAATTTGAAGATATCAAAGTTGTTTATCCTATTCATCTTAATCCGATTGTAAGAAATCTTGCAAATGAGATTTTTTCTAATAATGCGAGAATTAGATTAATAGAACCACTTGATGTTGTTGATTTTCATAACTTAATGAATGCTTCACATCTTATATTGACAGATAGCGGTGGTATACAGGAAGAAGCACCATCATTAGGTAAACCAGTATTAGTAATGAGAGAGACGACAGAACGTCCTGAAGGAGTTGAGGCTGGTACCTTAAAATTGGTTGGAACTGAAGAAAAAAACATATATGATTCTTTTAAATTATTATTAACTGATGTCAATGAATATCAAAAAATGGCACAATCCAATAATCCTTATGGAGACGGTTTTTCTTCAAAAAGAATAGTTGATATAATAGAGAAGAATTTTTGGAGTGAATGA
- a CDS encoding EpsG family protein, with amino-acid sequence MNPNNILINRNDLKNLLLVILILILGVGVTNNFDYEAYSMSYSNLIETNFEKGYRFIENFFYSKGVHFNLFKAIIIGTSIFIILKLSNRYLPKKSKYIYYIIFMIYPLSFFAYSLRTTIATAFLYIGIILLIEKVRFSNLLFILLIYLASLFHISIVFFGIYLIIPILTKFINNRKDILTFNLVFTVIISLMIILSLNEVLLQYFIDLIWGLLSGIFNISSAKEDYITISGNYGYLLFVISNVLFFITFIIIKNYILKYKYTELDKLESNKKKYIFIEYAYLISLILFFLAPLLKVNTEFSRIYKIIFPIFISASILGVSIMKRCKERTIVKILIVITTVYCFIIYVLPYFHDILLPMITDNWIFTKLK; translated from the coding sequence ATGAATCCAAATAATATATTAATTAATAGAAATGATCTTAAAAACTTGTTGTTAGTGATATTAATTCTAATTTTGGGCGTAGGAGTTACTAATAACTTTGACTACGAAGCTTACTCTATGAGCTATTCTAATTTAATAGAGACAAATTTTGAAAAGGGTTATCGTTTTATTGAAAATTTCTTCTATAGTAAAGGGGTGCATTTTAACTTATTCAAGGCTATAATCATTGGAACTTCTATTTTTATAATACTAAAATTATCAAATAGATATCTACCAAAAAAATCTAAATATATTTATTATATAATATTTATGATATATCCTCTTTCGTTTTTTGCTTACAGTTTAAGAACAACAATTGCTACAGCATTTTTATATATTGGAATAATACTACTTATAGAGAAAGTTAGATTTAGTAATTTGCTATTTATACTATTAATCTACCTGGCCTCATTATTTCATATATCAATAGTATTCTTTGGTATATATCTCATTATTCCGATATTGACTAAATTTATTAATAATCGAAAAGATATTTTAACTTTCAATTTGGTTTTCACGGTAATCATTAGTTTAATGATTATTCTCTCGTTAAATGAAGTGTTATTGCAATATTTCATAGATTTAATATGGGGATTATTAAGTGGAATTTTTAATATTTCATCTGCCAAAGAAGACTATATTACTATATCTGGAAACTATGGATATCTACTATTTGTCATCTCAAATGTGCTGTTTTTTATAACATTCATAATAATAAAGAACTACATTTTGAAATACAAGTACACTGAATTGGATAAATTGGAATCTAATAAAAAGAAATATATATTCATAGAGTATGCCTACTTGATAAGTCTAATATTATTTTTTTTAGCACCACTCCTTAAAGTAAATACAGAGTTTTCGCGTATTTACAAAATTATTTTTCCGATTTTTATTTCAGCCAGCATCTTGGGAGTATCAATAATGAAACGATGTAAAGAACGCACTATTGTTAAAATATTAATAGTGATTACTACAGTTTATTGTTTTATTATATATGTACTTCCTTATTTTCATGATATACTCCTTCCAATGATAACTGATAATTGGATATTTACAAAATTAAAATAA
- a CDS encoding glycosyltransferase — protein MKLNNDQFITKIAVFPGVFLNGGVEYVVEEIFNSMRDKNIVYDIYVSRNYEGPKDKQLIAKGVRIFYIPEMKNLNPLKYIRLIRKMLKSNGKYDYIHVHSIHSGVLNSIAGYFAGIKNRIYHVHNTSDPLLKGLRFPKLYRFVSTRMIRMFNNKYIACGKDAGIYIYGNKLVMKKVLILKNAINLEIFKPIHTTKYRKIALDRNDNTVFIGNAARFTEVKNQRFLIELIYEANLNGDYRLLLAGDGELKDIYEKLVSELNIKDKVYFLGNITDMNLFYNSLDVFILPSLHEGLPLSLVESQSCGIPSIASENITEEVDMGLNLMTRISLTEKKNKWINQIDRVISIDKPKLEDIAKGIRDKKYDLDSFKDQVLTIYKLKVEGAKHESK, from the coding sequence ATGAAATTGAATAATGATCAATTTATAACTAAAATTGCTGTTTTTCCTGGAGTTTTTTTGAATGGTGGAGTTGAATATGTGGTTGAAGAAATTTTCAACTCCATGAGAGACAAAAATATAGTTTATGATATATATGTGAGCCGAAATTATGAAGGCCCAAAAGATAAGCAATTAATTGCTAAGGGTGTAAGAATATTTTATATTCCTGAGATGAAAAACCTAAATCCTTTGAAATACATTAGACTAATAAGGAAAATGCTTAAATCAAATGGAAAGTATGACTATATTCATGTACACTCTATTCATAGTGGAGTACTTAATTCAATAGCAGGCTATTTTGCAGGTATAAAAAATAGAATTTATCATGTCCATAATACTTCTGATCCTCTTTTAAAAGGACTAAGATTTCCCAAGTTGTATAGATTTGTATCAACAAGAATGATTAGAATGTTCAACAATAAATATATTGCTTGTGGTAAAGATGCAGGGATATATATTTATGGTAATAAGCTAGTCATGAAAAAGGTTTTAATATTGAAAAATGCAATAAACTTAGAGATTTTTAAGCCTATTCACACCACAAAATATAGAAAAATTGCTTTGGACAGAAACGATAATACAGTTTTCATCGGTAATGCTGCTAGATTTACGGAAGTCAAGAATCAAAGATTTTTAATAGAGTTAATTTATGAGGCAAATTTGAATGGTGACTATAGATTATTGTTAGCTGGTGATGGTGAACTTAAGGATATCTATGAAAAACTAGTTAGCGAATTGAATATAAAGGATAAGGTGTATTTTTTAGGTAACATTACAGACATGAACTTGTTTTACAATTCATTGGATGTTTTTATATTACCTTCTTTACATGAAGGTCTACCATTGTCTCTAGTGGAATCCCAGTCATGTGGTATTCCATCCATTGCATCTGAAAACATAACAGAAGAAGTGGACATGGGTTTAAACTTGATGACAAGAATTAGTTTAACAGAAAAAAAAAATAAATGGATAAATCAGATTGATAGAGTAATTTCCATTGATAAGCCTAAATTAGAAGACATAGCAAAAGGTATTAGAGATAAGAAGTATGATTTAGATAGTTTTAAGGATCAGGTATTAACAATATATAAATTAAAAGTTGAAGGTGCAAAACATGAATCCAAATAA
- a CDS encoding sugar transferase → MSKIVIITVNNLYLTPYINNYTKHIATDFDIIYWNRDEITESSSAKNVFGFIGYINPKQSKLKKIVMYLKFRKYVKKILKSNKYEKIIFLNTMSAVLIGKNVGAKYIVDIRDYTFEHNIFFYNIEKKVIKGSELSVISSEGYRKFLPKHEYILVHNSQQLEDLPKKTNDKGKLTEIRPIIISFVGLIRFFEISKKIIIELKNDPRFKLNFIGKGSEMLRQFCISENVTNVQLISKFESNETMRYFEECDIVYNLYGNDNPSVIYALSNKLYYAAFLNKPILVNPNTFMYDISFKYHMGISVNLDSRTIADDIYEQFINLDFSTLKKGCDDFMNHVKIDNTNFDLKVSRFIGDENEIE, encoded by the coding sequence ATGAGTAAAATAGTAATAATAACAGTTAATAATTTGTATTTGACACCATACATAAATAATTATACAAAGCATATTGCTACAGATTTTGATATTATTTACTGGAATAGAGATGAAATAACTGAGAGTTCTTCTGCAAAGAATGTTTTTGGATTCATAGGCTATATTAATCCGAAACAAAGTAAGTTGAAAAAAATCGTGATGTACCTAAAATTTAGGAAATATGTAAAGAAAATCCTAAAGAGTAATAAGTATGAAAAAATAATTTTTTTAAACACAATGTCTGCTGTTCTTATTGGAAAAAATGTAGGAGCAAAGTATATAGTCGACATCAGAGATTACACCTTTGAGCACAACATATTTTTTTATAATATTGAGAAAAAAGTAATAAAAGGGAGTGAATTATCAGTTATTTCGTCTGAGGGTTATAGGAAATTCTTACCAAAACATGAATACATTCTAGTGCATAACAGCCAGCAACTAGAAGATTTACCAAAAAAAACAAATGACAAAGGAAAATTAACAGAAATCCGACCTATAATAATTTCATTTGTCGGATTGATTCGCTTCTTTGAAATATCAAAGAAAATTATAATTGAACTTAAAAATGATCCGAGATTTAAACTAAACTTTATAGGTAAAGGTTCGGAAATGTTGCGTCAATTTTGCATAAGTGAGAATGTAACAAATGTTCAATTAATCTCTAAGTTTGAGTCAAATGAAACAATGAGGTATTTTGAAGAGTGTGACATAGTATATAATTTATATGGAAATGATAATCCCTCAGTCATTTATGCGCTATCAAACAAGTTATACTATGCAGCATTTCTAAATAAACCTATTTTGGTTAACCCTAATACATTTATGTATGACATTTCCTTTAAATACCACATGGGTATTTCAGTGAATTTAGATTCTAGAACAATTGCAGATGATATTTATGAACAATTTATTAATCTAGATTTTTCTACTCTAAAAAAGGGCTGTGATGACTTCATGAACCATGTTAAGATAGATAATACTAATTTTGACCTAAAAGTTTCTCGGTTTATTGGTGATGAAAATGAAATTGAATAA
- the wecB gene encoding non-hydrolyzing UDP-N-acetylglucosamine 2-epimerase yields MKKLKVMTVVGTRPEIIRLSAVIKKLNESEAVEHVLVHTGQNYDYELNEVFFKDFNLKKPDFFLNAATGTAIETIGNILIKMDPILEEVKPDAFLVLGDTNSCLTAIAAKRRKIPIFHMEAGNRCFDQRVPEETNRKIVDHIADINLPYSSIAREYLLREGIPADRIIKTGSPMFEVLMSKIDEINSSDVLSRLNLEKGKYFLVSAHREENINSSNFEKLVDTLNTIAETYKLPVIISTHPRTRKMIESKGVTFHPLVQALKPLGFIDYNKLQIDSKAVLSDSGTISEESSILKFRALNIREAHERPEAMEEAAVMMVGLNKDRIMQGLVVLENQFEDTIRYVSDYSMPNVSEKVLRIILGYTDYINQNVWRYKNE; encoded by the coding sequence ATGAAAAAATTAAAAGTTATGACAGTTGTAGGTACTAGACCCGAAATCATTAGGTTATCAGCAGTTATTAAGAAATTAAATGAATCAGAAGCTGTAGAACATGTACTAGTTCATACAGGTCAAAACTATGACTATGAACTTAATGAAGTGTTTTTTAAGGATTTCAATCTTAAAAAGCCTGATTTCTTTTTAAATGCTGCTACAGGTACTGCAATTGAAACAATAGGTAACATTTTAATTAAAATGGATCCTATTCTAGAAGAAGTTAAACCGGATGCATTTTTAGTTTTAGGAGATACTAATAGTTGCTTAACAGCTATTGCTGCAAAACGTCGTAAGATACCAATATTCCATATGGAAGCTGGTAATAGATGTTTTGATCAAAGAGTACCTGAAGAAACTAATAGAAAAATAGTCGACCATATTGCAGATATTAACTTACCATATAGTTCAATAGCGCGTGAATATCTTTTAAGAGAGGGAATTCCTGCTGATAGAATCATTAAAACTGGTAGCCCAATGTTTGAAGTTTTAATGAGTAAAATTGATGAAATTAATAGTTCAGATGTATTGTCTAGACTAAATCTAGAAAAAGGAAAGTATTTTTTAGTTTCTGCCCATAGAGAAGAAAATATCAATTCTAGTAATTTTGAAAAATTAGTTGATACCTTAAACACCATAGCAGAAACCTATAAACTGCCTGTAATTATTTCAACGCATCCAAGAACAAGAAAAATGATTGAATCAAAAGGTGTTACATTCCATCCTTTAGTACAAGCACTAAAACCATTAGGATTTATTGATTATAATAAGCTTCAAATTGATTCCAAAGCTGTTTTGAGTGACAGTGGAACAATTAGTGAAGAATCTTCAATACTAAAGTTTAGAGCACTAAATATAAGAGAAGCACATGAAAGACCAGAAGCAATGGAAGAAGCAGCTGTTATGATGGTTGGACTGAATAAAGATAGAATTATGCAAGGTCTAGTAGTACTTGAAAATCAATTCGAAGATACTATTAGATATGTTAGTGATTATTCAATGCCAAATGTATCAGAAAAGGTGTTAAGAATCATTTTAGGTTATACTGATTATATAAATCAGAATGTATGGAGATATAAAAATGAGTAA
- a CDS encoding capsular polysaccharide biosynthesis protein CapF has translation MNILVTGAKGFIGKNLIAELKNQKFENIYLYDIDSTESELDLYCQSADFIFHLAGVNRPKDEKEFELGNFGFTSTLLDKLKRYNNKAPIMISSSIQADLDNPYGKSKKAGEELLFQYGKETGASVFVYRFPNVFGKWCRPNYNSAVATFSHNIANNLPITVNNPEHLMNLIYIDDVVKELISCLNGKPKMEGKYCKVLPVYEVKLGKIAELLYEFKESRTNKSIPNMMDGFTKKLYSNYLSYLPKDQFSYELKMNKDHRGSFTEFIKTIDRGQVSINISKPGITKGNHWHHTKNEKFLVVSGQGVIRFRDINSTEVIEYFVSGEKLEVVDIPPGYTHNIENLGTSDMVTVMWANEQFDPNNPDTIFVEV, from the coding sequence ATGAACATATTAGTAACTGGGGCTAAAGGCTTCATCGGTAAAAACTTAATAGCTGAACTAAAAAACCAAAAATTTGAGAACATCTATCTATACGATATAGATTCAACTGAATCAGAACTTGATCTATATTGCCAATCTGCTGATTTCATTTTTCATCTTGCTGGTGTTAATAGACCAAAAGATGAAAAAGAATTTGAATTAGGTAATTTTGGTTTTACTTCAACTTTACTAGATAAATTAAAGAGATACAATAACAAAGCACCAATCATGATATCTTCATCTATTCAAGCAGATTTAGATAACCCTTATGGTAAAAGCAAAAAAGCAGGCGAAGAGTTATTATTTCAATATGGTAAAGAGACTGGTGCATCTGTTTTCGTTTACAGATTTCCAAATGTATTTGGTAAATGGTGTAGACCAAACTATAATAGTGCAGTAGCAACATTTTCTCATAATATTGCTAATAATCTTCCGATTACTGTAAATAACCCAGAACACTTAATGAATTTAATTTATATTGATGATGTGGTTAAAGAACTCATAAGTTGCTTAAATGGTAAACCTAAAATGGAAGGTAAATACTGCAAAGTTTTACCGGTTTATGAAGTTAAACTTGGTAAAATTGCAGAACTTCTGTATGAATTTAAAGAATCAAGAACCAACAAATCTATACCAAATATGATGGATGGTTTTACTAAGAAACTCTATTCTAATTACTTAAGTTACTTACCTAAAGATCAGTTTAGTTATGAACTTAAAATGAACAAGGATCATAGAGGATCTTTTACTGAATTTATTAAGACTATAGATAGAGGACAAGTATCTATTAATATATCTAAACCTGGCATAACCAAAGGAAATCATTGGCACCATACTAAAAATGAGAAATTTTTAGTAGTAAGTGGCCAAGGTGTTATTAGATTTAGAGATATTAATTCAACAGAGGTTATAGAATATTTTGTTAGCGGTGAAAAATTGGAAGTTGTGGATATCCCACCTGGATATACACATAATATAGAAAACTTAGGAACTAGTGATATGGTGACAGTGATGTGGGCAAACGAACAGTTTGACCCTAATAATCCTGATACTATTTTTGTGGAGGTTTAA
- a CDS encoding polysaccharide biosynthesis protein translates to MSDFNKDLKGKILLVTGGTGSFGNAVVSRFLSSDIKEIRILSRDEKKQEDMRKFYNNDKLKFYIGDVRDYNSIEGAFIGVDYVFHAAALKQVPSCEFYPMEAVKTNVVGSDNVITAAVKNGVKKAIFLSTDKAAYPINAMGMSKAMMEKNVVARSRQLRENDTVLCLTRYGNVMASRGSVIPLFLDQIEHNRSITITNPEMTRFMMTLEDAVDLVLYAFEHGEQGDLFVQKAPAATIDVLAKAVLELKQSKMEPVYIGTRHGEKLYEVLVTQEEMQKAIDLEGFYKIPADNRNLNYDKFIEKGSKALELSDSYHSHNTARLDVEGMKKLLLKLDLFK, encoded by the coding sequence ATGAGTGATTTTAATAAAGATTTAAAGGGTAAGATATTATTAGTTACCGGTGGTACAGGTTCATTTGGTAATGCTGTAGTCTCAAGATTTTTAAGTAGTGATATAAAAGAAATTAGAATTTTATCCCGTGATGAAAAAAAACAAGAAGACATGAGAAAATTTTATAATAATGATAAATTAAAGTTCTATATTGGTGATGTCAGAGACTACAACTCCATAGAAGGAGCTTTTATAGGTGTAGACTATGTATTTCACGCAGCAGCACTTAAACAAGTACCATCTTGTGAGTTTTATCCCATGGAAGCTGTTAAGACAAATGTAGTTGGTAGTGATAATGTCATAACTGCTGCAGTTAAAAATGGTGTTAAAAAAGCAATCTTCTTATCTACTGATAAAGCGGCATATCCAATCAATGCAATGGGTATGAGTAAAGCAATGATGGAAAAAAACGTTGTAGCAAGATCACGTCAATTAAGAGAAAACGATACTGTATTATGTCTTACAAGATATGGTAATGTTATGGCATCACGTGGGTCTGTAATTCCTTTATTTTTAGATCAAATTGAACATAATAGATCAATTACCATCACAAACCCTGAAATGACTAGATTTATGATGACTTTAGAAGATGCTGTTGATCTAGTGCTTTACGCATTTGAACATGGGGAACAAGGTGATTTATTTGTTCAAAAGGCACCTGCAGCAACAATTGATGTATTAGCTAAAGCAGTGTTAGAATTAAAGCAAAGTAAAATGGAACCAGTTTACATTGGTACACGTCATGGAGAAAAACTCTATGAGGTATTAGTTACTCAAGAAGAGATGCAAAAAGCTATAGACTTGGAAGGTTTTTATAAAATACCTGCAGATAATAGAAATTTAAATTATGATAAGTTTATAGAAAAAGGTTCAAAAGCACTAGAACTTTCTGACTCATATCACTCTCATAACACAGCTAGACTCGATGTTGAAGGTATGAAGAAATTATTATTAAAATTAGATTTATTTAAGTAG
- a CDS encoding glycosyltransferase family 4 protein: MFDKTILVLTILKIDFNLNKSLYSDLYFELSKNANVIVLSLTDNDNQVTKYSESLEVHNIKVSSSFQKSKIKKAINLLRLNTKLLRYVKSNLKDTTIDLVLYSTPPITLNKSIKYIKNHYHAKTYLLLKDIFPQNAVDLGMFSKKGLIHKYFRIKEKNVYNLSDNIGCMSQANLKYILNNNNIDKHKIEINPNSIEINQIIEISSHQKQEVLDTYGIAKDKFKMIYGGNLGEPQGIEFILKVILENENHNNIITIVGSGTQSNRIKKFIVDNNLVNTVFIDKLAKDKFDLLLSACDIGLIFLDARFTIPNFPSRLLSYLEYSKPVIAATDLNTDVGETIKNGGFGYWCESKNTDDFFKLVEKMKIENINNQFGKTGRIFLEKYYNVDNSAELILEKIEV; encoded by the coding sequence ATGTTTGATAAAACAATATTAGTCCTAACAATTTTAAAAATAGATTTTAATTTAAATAAATCACTGTATAGTGATCTTTACTTTGAACTATCTAAAAATGCTAATGTTATTGTATTGAGTTTAACTGACAATGATAATCAGGTTACTAAGTATTCTGAAAGCCTAGAAGTTCATAATATAAAAGTAAGCTCATCTTTTCAAAAGTCAAAAATTAAAAAGGCAATAAATTTATTAAGATTAAATACTAAGTTACTTAGATATGTAAAATCAAATTTGAAAGATACTACTATTGATTTGGTCCTTTACAGTACACCACCAATCACATTAAATAAGTCTATAAAGTATATAAAGAACCACTATCATGCAAAGACTTACCTACTTTTAAAAGACATTTTTCCTCAAAATGCCGTAGATTTGGGAATGTTCAGTAAAAAAGGACTTATACATAAATACTTTAGAATAAAAGAAAAAAATGTATATAATCTATCAGACAATATCGGATGTATGTCACAAGCAAATTTAAAGTATATATTAAATAACAACAATATTGATAAACATAAAATAGAAATTAATCCCAATAGTATAGAAATCAATCAAATCATTGAGATTAGTTCTCATCAGAAACAAGAAGTTTTAGATACTTATGGTATAGCAAAAGACAAATTTAAGATGATATATGGTGGTAATCTAGGAGAACCACAGGGAATAGAGTTTATTCTTAAGGTTATTTTAGAGAATGAAAACCATAATAATATTATAACTATTGTCGGCTCTGGTACACAAAGTAATAGAATCAAAAAATTTATTGTTGACAATAATTTGGTGAATACAGTTTTTATTGACAAGTTGGCAAAAGATAAATTTGACTTATTACTATCTGCATGTGATATAGGGCTAATATTCTTGGATGCTAGATTTACAATTCCTAATTTTCCATCTAGATTATTATCTTATCTTGAGTATTCTAAGCCAGTAATAGCAGCCACTGATCTTAATACAGATGTTGGTGAAACGATTAAAAATGGTGGGTTTGGCTATTGGTGTGAAAGTAAAAATACTGACGACTTCTTCAAGTTAGTTGAAAAAATGAAAATAGAAAATATCAATAATCAATTTGGCAAGACAGGACGTATTTTTTTAGAAAAATACTATAACGTTGATAATTCTGCTGAACTAATTCTAGAAAAAATAGAGGTGTAA